One window of the Asticcacaulis sp. SL142 genome contains the following:
- a CDS encoding DUF2126 domain-containing protein — translation MGILTALHHVTDYRYDRPISLGMQTIRLRPAPHAKANVQSYALKIEPANHFINWQQDPFGNYLARIVFPEKTSHFRVEVDLVSEIKVFNPFDFFLEPSAEKIPFIYDPALKEELAPYLEIKDSDPLLMSYVDGISDDPMPTIDYLVALNQKLNGDLGYTIRMEPGVQSSAETLSLKSGSCRDMAWLMCQILRHKGLATRFASGYLIQLKADVKSLDGPSGTDHDFTDLHAWCEVYLPGAGWIGLDPTSGLFTGEGHIPLCCTPNPSSAAPISGSLEFAQSTLHHEMTIERIYESRRVTKPYSDGEWKRIDALGTKVDEALNKQDVRLTMGGEPTFVSLDDRTGDEWHFTALSDAKKKLGYDLFQRLAAKFAVGALAQHAQGKWYPGEILPRWAMNMFWRLDKTPIWLDQSLLADPDKAAKLKPDIAGEFLNTLTRVLGVPQNRVIPAYEDIPYLLWKEQRIPLEGEMLKADVFEATERKRLQAQLDTNVGFPTGYVLPLLFSAKTDGWLSNAWKFRTDKMMLIPGDSPVGLRLPLSALPVVEPKLVAEHVFPPRSPYAEDGALMDAAAKLATYIRKLDSAATPTASRSPLPVNGAGDSANGLIRSAICAEVRQGKLYLFLPPLSYIEHYLDLISAIEAVATHLKTPVIIEGYAPPRDHRVESMSVTPDPGVIEVNIQPARNWEELKFITNTVYEEAQSARLIADKFMIDGKRVGTGGGNHIVMGAQRPDDSPFLRRPDVLRSMIAFWQNHPSLSYLFSGLYIGPTSQAPRIDEARHDSLYELEIAFNSIPDGPDAGDVPPWLVDRLLRNLLVDLTGNTHRAEFCIDKLYSPDSDRGRLGLLEMRGFEMSPHPQMNLIQTLLIRALVALFWKKPYTSKLVRWGTMLHDKYMMEHYVREDLSEVLEHLNQGGFKFSPDWFVPFFDFRFPQVGHVQIGDVTLELRNALEPWPVMGEEPSGGGTSRGVDSSVERLQIALKGAVSSQHVVTCNGKRLPLNPTRDHHTQVAGVRYKAWAPYSALHPNLPINTPLNFDVIDTRLERSIGGCRYHVIHPGGRNYETLPLNENEAEGRRLSRFEAPTHTPGRLRPPPLIINPDYPVTLDLRWPS, via the coding sequence ATGGGAATCCTGACGGCTCTGCATCACGTCACCGATTATCGCTATGATCGGCCCATTAGTCTGGGGATGCAAACGATCAGATTGCGACCCGCCCCGCACGCCAAGGCCAATGTCCAGTCCTATGCCTTAAAGATCGAGCCCGCCAATCACTTCATCAACTGGCAGCAGGACCCATTCGGAAATTATCTGGCGCGGATCGTGTTTCCTGAAAAGACCAGCCATTTCCGGGTCGAGGTCGATCTGGTGTCGGAAATCAAGGTCTTCAATCCGTTCGATTTTTTCCTTGAGCCGTCGGCAGAGAAAATCCCGTTCATCTATGATCCGGCCCTGAAAGAAGAACTGGCACCGTACCTTGAGATCAAGGATTCCGATCCGCTGCTAATGAGCTATGTGGACGGCATTTCGGATGATCCCATGCCGACCATCGACTATCTGGTGGCGCTCAATCAAAAACTGAACGGCGATCTGGGCTACACTATCCGCATGGAACCGGGCGTGCAGTCGAGCGCGGAAACCCTGAGCCTCAAAAGCGGGTCGTGCCGCGATATGGCCTGGCTGATGTGCCAGATCCTGCGCCATAAGGGGCTGGCGACACGCTTTGCGTCCGGCTACCTGATCCAGTTGAAAGCTGATGTGAAATCGCTGGACGGGCCATCGGGCACGGATCACGACTTTACCGACCTTCATGCGTGGTGTGAGGTCTATCTGCCGGGGGCGGGCTGGATCGGGCTTGATCCGACGTCTGGCCTGTTTACCGGCGAAGGCCACATTCCCTTGTGCTGCACGCCGAACCCGTCATCGGCGGCCCCCATATCGGGCAGCCTTGAGTTCGCGCAATCGACCCTGCACCATGAGATGACGATTGAGCGCATCTATGAAAGCCGCCGCGTCACCAAGCCCTACAGCGACGGCGAATGGAAGCGCATCGATGCGCTCGGCACCAAGGTCGATGAGGCGCTGAATAAGCAAGACGTGCGCCTGACCATGGGCGGGGAGCCGACCTTTGTCAGCTTAGATGACCGCACCGGCGATGAGTGGCATTTTACGGCCCTGTCGGATGCTAAGAAAAAACTCGGCTATGACCTGTTTCAGCGTCTGGCGGCCAAGTTTGCGGTTGGGGCTCTGGCGCAACATGCGCAGGGCAAGTGGTATCCGGGCGAAATCCTGCCGCGCTGGGCGATGAATATGTTCTGGCGGTTGGACAAGACGCCGATATGGCTGGATCAGTCGCTACTGGCCGATCCTGACAAGGCCGCAAAGCTTAAACCCGACATAGCCGGGGAGTTCCTGAACACCCTGACCCGTGTGCTGGGGGTGCCGCAGAACCGCGTTATTCCGGCCTATGAGGACATTCCCTACCTGTTGTGGAAAGAGCAGCGCATCCCGCTTGAGGGCGAAATGCTCAAGGCCGATGTGTTTGAGGCGACCGAGCGCAAACGGCTTCAGGCGCAACTGGATACCAATGTAGGTTTTCCGACCGGCTATGTCCTGCCGCTTCTGTTTTCGGCCAAGACTGATGGCTGGCTGTCGAACGCATGGAAGTTCCGCACCGATAAGATGATGCTGATCCCCGGTGACTCGCCGGTCGGTTTACGGTTGCCGCTGTCGGCCTTGCCGGTGGTCGAGCCCAAGCTGGTGGCCGAACATGTTTTTCCGCCGCGCTCACCCTATGCCGAAGACGGGGCGCTTATGGATGCGGCAGCGAAGCTGGCCACATATATAAGAAAACTCGACAGCGCCGCCACTCCCACCGCTTCGCGGTCCCCCCTCCCCGTAAACGGGGCGGGAGATTCTGCCAACGGCCTGATCCGCAGCGCCATTTGCGCCGAGGTGCGTCAGGGCAAGCTTTATCTGTTCTTGCCGCCGCTCAGCTATATCGAGCACTATCTCGACCTGATCTCAGCCATCGAAGCGGTCGCCACCCACCTGAAAACGCCGGTCATTATCGAAGGCTACGCCCCGCCGCGCGATCACCGCGTCGAGTCGATGAGCGTCACGCCTGACCCCGGCGTAATCGAGGTCAATATCCAGCCCGCCCGCAACTGGGAGGAACTGAAGTTCATAACGAACACGGTCTATGAAGAGGCGCAATCCGCCCGCCTGATTGCCGATAAGTTCATGATCGACGGCAAGCGCGTTGGCACCGGCGGCGGCAACCACATCGTCATGGGGGCACAAAGGCCCGACGACAGCCCGTTTTTACGCCGCCCCGATGTGCTGCGTTCGATGATCGCCTTCTGGCAGAACCACCCGTCGCTTTCCTACCTGTTTTCGGGCCTATATATCGGCCCAACCTCTCAGGCCCCACGTATCGACGAAGCCCGTCACGATTCGCTCTATGAGCTGGAAATCGCTTTCAACAGCATCCCCGATGGGCCTGATGCGGGCGATGTGCCGCCGTGGCTGGTGGATCGGTTGTTGCGCAATTTACTGGTCGATTTGACCGGCAATACCCACCGCGCCGAGTTCTGCATCGATAAGCTCTATAGCCCCGACAGCGATCGTGGCCGTCTGGGCCTGCTGGAGATGCGCGGCTTTGAAATGTCGCCGCATCCGCAGATGAACCTCATTCAGACGCTGCTGATCCGGGCCTTGGTCGCCCTGTTCTGGAAGAAGCCCTATACCTCTAAGCTGGTGCGCTGGGGGACGATGCTGCATGACAAATATATGATGGAACACTATGTCCGCGAAGACCTGAGTGAGGTATTGGAGCACCTAAACCAAGGCGGGTTTAAGTTCAGCCCTGACTGGTTTGTGCCGTTCTTTGACTTCCGCTTCCCGCAGGTCGGCCATGTGCAGATCGGCGATGTGACACTGGAACTTAGAAACGCGCTGGAGCCGTGGCCGGTGATGGGCGAAGAACCCTCCGGCGGCGGTACCTCACGCGGGGTCGATTCGTCGGTTGAGCGGTTGCAGATCGCTCTCAAAGGGGCGGTGTCGTCTCAGCATGTCGTGACCTGCAATGGCAAAAGGTTGCCGCTTAATCCGACCCGCGACCACCATACGCAGGTCGCCGGGGTGCGCTATAAGGCCTGGGCGCCCTATAGTGCGCTGCATCCCAATCTGCCGATTAATACGCCGCTCAATTTCGATGTCATTGATACGCGGCTGGAGCGCTCCATCGGCGGCTGCCGCTACCATGTCATCCATCCGGGCGGGCGCAATTATGAGACCTTGCCGCTCAATGAAAACGAGGCCGAGGGGCGCAGGTTGTCGCGCTTTGAGGCTCCGACCCACACGCCGGGGCGCCTGCGGCCACCGCCGTTAATCATCAATCCCGACTATCCGGTCACGCTTGATCTACGCTGGCCGTCATAG
- a CDS encoding circularly permuted type 2 ATP-grasp protein, translating to MALEAYQTGGFYDELFKGDGVAHDAASPLVKQIDALSKAELKRKQKWAEDILYQSGNTFNVYGDKKGTEKILPFDIIPRMVAASDWDRLERGIKQRIYALNLFIQDIYNDQKILKDGIVPRELIFSSSCYLKPCEGLKPPKGVWTHISGTDFVRAGDGEFYVLEDNLRCPSGISYVLENRAVLKRILPHIFQSMKVRPVSDYGDHLYRTLKFIAPEDVEDPNIIVLTPGIYNSAYFEHAYLAQQMGVPLAQGSDLIVKDDYVWMRTTRGLKKVDVIYRRIDDEFMDPETFRPESLLGVPGLMRCYRMGHVSLANAPGTGIADDKAIYAYVPKIIKYYLGEDPIANNVPTYICEDDKEREYVLANLDKLVVKAVNLSGGYGMLIGPKSTKAEQKEFAALIKAKPREYIAQPTLSLSRAPTLVGNAIEGRHVDFRPYSLYGEEIFTLPGGLTRVALKKGSLVVNSSQGGGSKDTWVLGDDTTVVEGGANAE from the coding sequence ATGGCTTTAGAGGCGTATCAGACCGGTGGGTTCTATGACGAACTGTTCAAAGGGGACGGCGTGGCGCATGATGCCGCGTCCCCTCTGGTCAAGCAGATCGACGCCTTGAGCAAGGCAGAACTTAAGCGCAAACAAAAATGGGCCGAGGATATTCTTTATCAGTCCGGCAATACCTTCAACGTCTATGGCGACAAGAAGGGCACGGAAAAGATCCTGCCGTTTGACATCATCCCGCGTATGGTGGCCGCCTCCGATTGGGACCGGCTGGAGCGCGGCATCAAGCAGCGCATCTATGCGCTTAACCTGTTTATTCAGGACATCTATAACGACCAGAAGATCCTCAAGGACGGCATTGTCCCGCGTGAGCTGATTTTCTCATCATCCTGCTACCTCAAACCGTGTGAGGGCTTAAAGCCACCCAAGGGCGTGTGGACGCACATTTCCGGCACCGATTTTGTGCGCGCAGGCGATGGTGAGTTTTATGTGCTGGAGGACAATCTGCGCTGCCCGTCGGGGATTTCCTACGTGCTCGAAAACCGGGCGGTGCTGAAGCGCATCCTGCCGCATATATTTCAGTCGATGAAGGTGCGCCCGGTCTCCGATTACGGCGATCACCTGTACCGGACGCTGAAATTCATTGCCCCCGAAGACGTCGAAGACCCCAACATCATCGTCCTCACCCCCGGCATTTATAACAGCGCCTATTTCGAGCACGCTTATCTTGCCCAACAAATGGGTGTGCCTTTGGCGCAGGGCTCCGACCTGATCGTCAAGGACGATTATGTCTGGATGCGCACCACGCGCGGCCTGAAAAAAGTCGATGTCATCTATCGCCGAATCGATGATGAATTCATGGACCCGGAAACCTTCCGGCCGGAGTCGCTCTTAGGTGTGCCGGGGCTGATGCGTTGCTATCGGATGGGGCATGTGTCGCTTGCCAATGCGCCCGGCACCGGCATTGCCGACGATAAGGCAATCTATGCCTATGTGCCTAAGATCATTAAATATTATCTGGGCGAAGACCCGATCGCCAACAATGTCCCGACCTATATCTGCGAGGACGATAAAGAGCGCGAATACGTTCTGGCTAACCTTGATAAGCTGGTGGTCAAGGCGGTCAATCTGTCGGGCGGCTACGGGATGCTGATTGGCCCGAAAAGCACAAAAGCCGAGCAAAAAGAATTTGCCGCCCTGATCAAGGCCAAGCCGCGCGAATATATCGCCCAGCCGACGCTGAGCCTGTCGCGGGCACCAACGCTTGTGGGCAATGCCATTGAGGGCCGTCACGTCGATTTCCGCCCCTATTCGCTGTACGGCGAAGAGATTTTCACCCTGCCCGGCGGTCTGACGCGCGTGGCCCTGAAAAAAGGCTCGCTGGTGGTCAATTCGTCTCAGGGCGGTGGCTCTAAGGACACCTGGGTTCTGGGCGATGACACCACGGTCGTGGAAGGGGGCGCAAATGCTGAGTAG
- a CDS encoding alpha-E domain-containing protein, with product MLSRVANSIYWMSRYLERADNVARFITVNTHLMLDLSLDKDSTQWYPLIATSGDDEDFSKRYSVADEKSVVKFLTFDLKNPNSIISSIYLARENARTVREIIPVEMWEMINELYHLTQAQSRKRSIADLQDYYEFVRRCGYIFTGLKNNTMSRDQSWQFAHLGQMLERADKTARLIDVKYFLLLPRGQVIDSPYDTVQWGAVLKSVDALEMYRQQYHSINYRNVTEFLLFSTAFPRSVSFTLESAAFSLGLLCGNADAPSLAMREMKTLIGSIQGSKADDIIASGLHEFIDVFQYNLNLVDTAIFENYFDPEANA from the coding sequence ATGCTGAGTAGAGTCGCCAACTCGATCTACTGGATGAGCCGCTATCTTGAACGCGCCGATAATGTCGCGCGCTTCATCACGGTCAACACCCACCTGATGCTCGACCTGTCGCTCGATAAGGATTCGACCCAGTGGTATCCGCTGATCGCCACCTCCGGCGATGATGAGGATTTTTCCAAGCGCTATTCGGTCGCCGATGAAAAATCGGTCGTCAAATTCCTGACCTTTGATCTGAAAAACCCCAACTCGATCATTTCCAGCATCTATCTGGCGCGTGAAAATGCTCGCACGGTGCGCGAAATTATCCCGGTCGAGATGTGGGAGATGATCAATGAACTGTACCACCTGACCCAGGCCCAGAGCCGTAAGCGCTCGATTGCCGACCTTCAGGACTATTATGAGTTTGTGCGCCGCTGTGGCTACATTTTCACCGGCCTTAAGAACAACACCATGTCGCGCGACCAAAGCTGGCAGTTCGCCCATCTGGGCCAGATGCTGGAACGGGCCGACAAAACCGCCCGCCTGATCGACGTCAAATACTTCCTGCTGCTGCCGCGCGGTCAGGTCATCGACAGCCCCTATGATACGGTGCAGTGGGGAGCGGTTCTGAAATCGGTTGATGCCTTGGAAATGTATCGCCAGCAATATCACTCGATCAACTACCGCAATGTGACGGAGTTTTTACTGTTCTCAACCGCATTTCCGCGTTCGGTCAGCTTTACGCTGGAATCGGCAGCGTTTTCGCTGGGTTTGCTGTGCGGTAATGCCGATGCGCCGTCCTTGGCCATGCGGGAAATGAAAACCCTGATCGGCAGTATTCAGGGCTCAAAAGCCGACGACATCATCGCGTCGGGCCTGCATGAATTTATCGATGTTTTTCAGTACAATCTGAACCTTGTCGACACGGCGATCTTTGAGAACTATTTCGACCCGGAGGCCAATGCCTAA
- a CDS encoding class II glutamine amidotransferase codes for MLSDISSDILAFSFDGLSSPTIDLKFRAGPQKGDHTHGWGLAWYPADTRAAMVAKDPAARDTTSLKDAMSDWEGFRSTIFFCKVRGAASGYTHLETQPFTRSFAGQDWVFMHNGNLDKNALSKLHHNKSIFLEPLGRTDSELALVFLLGRIQDAGARTLAEVDHKVLAGWFGQLDDLGSADMAISDGVTLCVFYGSNSQSELYYSRLKPPHEDEAFTSDAASFAISNPRDTFRTALVFSSSPFQTGEWTKMQGGQLIIARRGSMVWTNKDAVKPKTPPASQQVAPTATAALRSRGFNEAQAQSQQLSIAQSLQQMGNVSKYVINTRSITQTPDGSPLLYRLYDLVHSTEYAYEKLVEHSTHIFRLLPVEDQTQEVIHSTLSLSVEGEDVRFEDVFGNQNIHYSIIKPYKSLTVSARSLVKIYASPPDDYRHARRQATIPISWMPWQNQMMEPYLLLLEMPETQISELMIYAQSFSERNGRNLMETLNDINQTIYRDFSYIPGSTSLSTTPFDVYASRKGVCQDFANLFICLARLLGVPARYRMGYIYTGANYENKIQSDASHAWAEVYIPYIGWRGFDPTNGIMVTQDHIRVACGRNYLDATPTSGTIYRGGGKERLRVQVTMNEVFQT; via the coding sequence TTGTTAAGTGACATCTCATCCGACATTTTGGCCTTTAGTTTCGATGGCTTATCGTCACCGACCATAGACCTGAAATTTCGCGCCGGCCCGCAAAAAGGTGACCACACCCACGGCTGGGGCCTGGCCTGGTATCCGGCCGATACCCGTGCGGCCATGGTCGCCAAAGACCCCGCCGCCCGCGATACCACCTCCCTCAAAGACGCCATGAGCGACTGGGAAGGCTTCCGTTCGACCATATTCTTCTGCAAGGTGCGCGGGGCAGCGTCTGGCTATACCCACCTTGAGACCCAGCCATTCACGCGGTCTTTTGCGGGGCAAGACTGGGTGTTCATGCACAATGGCAATCTTGACAAAAACGCCTTGTCTAAGCTGCATCATAACAAATCCATTTTCCTTGAGCCGCTGGGCCGCACCGATTCTGAGCTGGCACTGGTGTTTCTGCTCGGCCGGATACAGGACGCCGGGGCGCGCACACTGGCTGAGGTCGATCATAAGGTTTTGGCGGGCTGGTTCGGGCAGCTTGACGATCTGGGCTCGGCCGACATGGCCATATCCGACGGCGTGACCCTGTGCGTGTTTTATGGTTCCAACTCTCAGTCGGAACTGTACTATAGCCGCCTTAAGCCGCCGCATGAGGACGAAGCCTTCACCTCAGATGCCGCCTCCTTTGCTATTTCCAACCCGCGCGATACCTTTCGTACCGCTCTGGTGTTTTCGTCCTCCCCGTTTCAGACGGGCGAGTGGACGAAGATGCAGGGCGGCCAGTTAATCATCGCCCGGCGCGGCTCTATGGTCTGGACCAATAAGGACGCGGTTAAACCCAAGACGCCGCCCGCAAGCCAGCAGGTCGCCCCCACTGCCACCGCCGCTTTGCGTAGCCGCGGTTTCAATGAGGCTCAGGCCCAGTCACAACAATTGTCGATCGCCCAGTCGCTTCAGCAGATGGGCAATGTCTCAAAATACGTTATCAATACCCGCTCGATCACTCAGACGCCGGACGGCAGCCCGCTGCTGTACCGGCTTTATGATCTGGTTCACTCAACTGAGTATGCTTATGAAAAGCTGGTCGAACATTCGACCCATATTTTCCGCCTGCTGCCGGTCGAAGATCAGACGCAGGAAGTCATCCATTCGACCTTGAGCCTGTCGGTCGAAGGCGAGGACGTGCGCTTTGAGGATGTGTTCGGCAATCAGAACATCCACTATTCGATCATCAAGCCCTATAAATCCCTTACGGTCAGCGCGCGCTCTCTGGTCAAAATCTACGCCTCGCCGCCGGATGATTACCGCCATGCCCGCCGTCAGGCGACCATCCCGATTTCGTGGATGCCGTGGCAGAACCAGATGATGGAGCCTTATCTGCTTCTGCTGGAAATGCCTGAAACCCAGATTTCAGAGCTGATGATCTATGCCCAGAGCTTTTCTGAGCGCAATGGCCGTAACCTGATGGAAACTCTGAACGATATCAATCAGACCATCTACCGCGATTTCAGCTATATTCCGGGCTCGACCTCGCTGTCGACGACGCCGTTTGATGTCTATGCGTCGCGCAAAGGGGTCTGTCAGGATTTCGCCAATCTGTTCATCTGTCTGGCGCGGCTTTTGGGCGTGCCGGCGCGCTACCGGATGGGCTATATCTACACCGGCGCCAACTATGAGAATAAGATTCAGTCCGATGCCTCCCACGCCTGGGCCGAAGTCTATATTCCCTACATTGGCTGGCGCGGGTTCGACCCGACCAACGGCATCATGGTGACGCAGGATCATATCCGCGTCGCCTGCGGCCGTAACTACCTCGACGCAACGCCCACATCGGGCACTATCTATCGCGGCGGCGGCAAAGAAAGACTTCGGGTTCAGGTGACGATGAACGAGGTGTTTCAGACCTAA
- a CDS encoding DUF1109 domain-containing protein: MTQVVIDKLVEDLKPIPALRSAHLWGVGALIIALTAIYVVSRFGVRPEYLAMMHLTFTVNEAVYGKPLLLLWAGLACLWGVARLYRPEGQLGGTVWAFMTAPVILLLLNIARQFAEMGVIESLSRVDDYASQCIITNFFGGLIAFGLLWALWLRKAAPARPAVFGAMAAVGVACLVAATYALRCDRDAPTYVLVWYVLPILAVGGVAGLMSRRMLRW, encoded by the coding sequence ATGACGCAGGTCGTGATCGATAAACTGGTGGAGGATTTAAAACCGATACCCGCGCTGCGGTCGGCCCATTTGTGGGGCGTGGGGGCCCTGATCATTGCTCTGACGGCGATCTATGTCGTTAGTCGGTTTGGCGTGCGGCCGGAATATCTGGCCATGATGCACCTGACCTTTACCGTCAATGAAGCGGTCTATGGTAAGCCGCTGCTGTTACTGTGGGCGGGGTTAGCTTGCCTGTGGGGTGTTGCCCGGCTTTACAGACCAGAGGGGCAACTCGGAGGCACGGTCTGGGCCTTTATGACAGCGCCGGTTATTCTATTGCTGCTGAATATCGCGCGTCAGTTCGCAGAAATGGGCGTGATCGAAAGCCTGAGCCGCGTCGATGACTATGCCTCACAATGCATCATTACCAATTTTTTTGGCGGGCTGATCGCATTTGGCCTGCTGTGGGCGCTGTGGCTGCGCAAAGCCGCACCGGCCCGGCCGGCGGTATTCGGTGCCATGGCGGCGGTAGGTGTGGCGTGCCTTGTGGCGGCTACCTATGCGCTCCGCTGTGACCGCGATGCGCCCACCTATGTGCTGGTCTGGTACGTTCTGCCTATATTGGCCGTGGGCGGGGTGGCCGGGCTTATGTCGCGGCGGATGTTGCGGTGGTAG
- a CDS encoding sigma-70 family RNA polymerase sigma factor, translating into MAAYYPETWQKWMRAALDGDAQAYRDLLMSIRPFLVGYFSRRLNAGHHGQAEVEDLVQMTLLSLHEKRATYDRSAPFVPWLMAVARHKLIDYVRKTKKAVHVELDDSLCAVDGYGPALARRDVAILLTQLPRDQARVIRLHKLKELNVEEVSRVTGHSMANVRVMVHRGVKRLQALIAGGAL; encoded by the coding sequence ATGGCTGCGTATTATCCTGAAACATGGCAGAAGTGGATGCGGGCGGCGCTGGACGGCGATGCTCAGGCTTACCGTGATCTGCTGATGAGTATCAGACCGTTTCTGGTCGGCTATTTTTCCCGCCGCCTTAATGCCGGACATCACGGGCAGGCGGAGGTTGAGGACCTGGTGCAGATGACCCTTTTGAGCCTGCATGAAAAGCGCGCGACCTATGATCGTTCCGCGCCGTTTGTGCCATGGCTTATGGCTGTGGCCCGGCATAAACTGATCGACTATGTGCGCAAAACCAAAAAGGCCGTTCATGTGGAACTGGATGATAGCTTATGCGCTGTTGATGGCTATGGGCCGGCCCTGGCCAGACGCGATGTAGCAATCCTGCTGACGCAACTGCCCAGGGATCAGGCGCGAGTGATCAGGCTGCATAAGCTTAAGGAGCTGAATGTTGAGGAGGTCTCGCGCGTGACCGGCCATAGCATGGCCAATGTGCGCGTCATGGTCCACCGCGGCGTCAAGCGGCTTCAGGCCCTGATTGCCGGTGGCGCCTTATGA
- a CDS encoding ROK family transcriptional regulator, with the protein MSADERFDSDRSAAKPANYGEGMSGTNLERAGDHNQRVTLQAVRANGPITRADLAQITGLTAPAIANITKRLLDDKMILKAGRLLGGRGQPATKLVANPDGAFSIGLNIDRDHIAVVALDFEGKVRARISREVHFAMPDEVVDFFTAAIEQIRADRAIDFDRLIGIGVGMPDDLGRVRLPNRPEAYEVWSQIDVAERFGAILNVPVSLENDATAAAIGEMQFGHGLQTSSFIYTLISAGLGGGLVINGHYFRGTHGRSGEIGFLPIVRQNPDGTNTAASLQDAVSLYALYAHLNAAGHRVSTPTDLETLSPEGLSLVDDWIEIAAAHLHDPFLTLSCAINPEAHYIGGRLPASLIEKLCARLNEAYARLSDRIPKIAPVTRAALAIDAAPMGAAILPFNERFLPIREALMKTN; encoded by the coding sequence ATGAGCGCAGATGAACGCTTCGATAGCGACCGCAGCGCCGCCAAACCGGCCAACTACGGTGAAGGTATGTCGGGCACAAATCTTGAGCGGGCGGGCGATCACAACCAGCGTGTCACCCTTCAGGCTGTGCGTGCCAACGGTCCTATTACGCGCGCCGATCTGGCGCAGATCACGGGCCTGACGGCACCCGCGATTGCCAATATCACTAAGCGTCTGCTGGATGACAAAATGATCCTGAAAGCTGGCCGGCTTTTGGGCGGACGTGGCCAACCGGCGACCAAGCTGGTGGCAAACCCGGACGGCGCCTTTTCTATCGGGTTGAATATCGATCGTGACCACATCGCCGTGGTAGCCCTCGATTTTGAAGGCAAGGTTCGCGCCCGCATATCCCGCGAGGTTCATTTCGCCATGCCCGATGAGGTTGTGGACTTCTTCACGGCGGCGATTGAGCAGATCAGAGCGGACCGTGCCATAGATTTTGACCGTTTGATCGGCATTGGTGTGGGTATGCCTGACGATCTGGGCCGTGTGCGCCTTCCCAACCGTCCCGAAGCCTACGAAGTCTGGTCGCAGATTGATGTGGCCGAACGGTTCGGCGCGATCCTCAACGTACCGGTCAGCCTCGAAAACGATGCCACGGCCGCCGCCATTGGTGAAATGCAGTTTGGTCATGGCCTGCAAACCTCCAGCTTTATCTACACGCTTATCAGCGCTGGTCTGGGGGGCGGGCTGGTCATTAATGGCCACTATTTCCGCGGCACCCACGGCCGTAGCGGTGAAATCGGCTTCCTGCCAATTGTACGCCAAAACCCTGACGGTACGAACACCGCGGCCTCTCTGCAGGACGCCGTATCGCTTTATGCGCTCTACGCCCATCTCAATGCGGCAGGCCATAGGGTATCGACCCCGACCGATCTGGAGACTCTGTCGCCGGAAGGTTTAAGCCTTGTTGATGACTGGATCGAAATAGCCGCAGCCCACCTGCATGACCCGTTTCTGACGCTCAGTTGCGCCATAAACCCCGAAGCCCACTATATTGGCGGACGCCTGCCTGCCAGCCTCATCGAAAAGCTGTGTGCTCGCTTGAACGAAGCCTATGCCAGGCTGAGTGATCGCATTCCCAAGATTGCGCCGGTCACGCGGGCGGCCCTGGCGATAGACGCCGCACCCATGGGGGCTGCCATCCTGCCGTTCAATGAACGCTTCCTGCCGATCCGTGAAGCCCTGATGAAGACCAACTAA